The Chlamydiales bacterium genome has a segment encoding these proteins:
- a CDS encoding DMT family transporter, translated as MSIILVVFMYATWSSVFSLGKVALQHSPPIFLTGFRMALAGVLILAYLAIAKRTSLKITLKQLLSLSILAFFSIYLTNILEFWGLQYLSAAKTCFLYSLSPFFAALFSYIHFKEKMNRTKWLGLLIGFVGFLPVLLSQTGAEDLLNAFAFFSWPTLAIMGAALCSVYGWVLLRLVVKDSAVSPLMANGTSMLLGGGIALVHSLFTDSWTPLPIAEGGTSVFLKTTLAMTVISNLLCYNLYGYLLKRFTATFLSFVGLLSPIFASLTASIFFGEPISWTIFLSTAVVSVGLFLVYQAELKQGYTQTA; from the coding sequence ATGTCAATTATCCTAGTCGTCTTCATGTACGCCACCTGGTCGAGCGTCTTTTCCCTGGGAAAAGTGGCTCTCCAGCACTCGCCGCCGATCTTCCTCACGGGGTTCAGAATGGCTCTTGCAGGCGTGCTGATTCTGGCATATCTTGCTATCGCTAAGCGCACATCGCTAAAGATAACCCTCAAACAGCTACTCTCCCTCTCGATCCTCGCCTTCTTTAGCATCTATCTAACAAATATTTTAGAATTCTGGGGCCTCCAGTACCTCTCAGCCGCAAAGACCTGCTTCCTCTATAGCCTCTCCCCCTTCTTTGCCGCCCTCTTCTCTTATATCCACTTTAAAGAGAAGATGAACCGCACCAAATGGCTCGGCCTCCTCATCGGCTTTGTCGGGTTTCTTCCCGTTCTTCTCTCGCAAACAGGTGCTGAAGATCTCTTGAACGCCTTCGCCTTCTTCTCCTGGCCAACCCTTGCCATCATGGGCGCTGCTCTCTGCTCCGTCTACGGCTGGGTCCTGCTTAGACTCGTCGTTAAAGATTCGGCCGTCTCTCCTCTTATGGCCAACGGAACAAGCATGCTCCTCGGCGGAGGAATCGCGCTCGTTCACTCCCTCTTCACAGATAGCTGGACTCCCCTTCCGATTGCAGAGGGCGGCACAAGCGTATTCCTAAAAACCACTCTTGCGATGACCGTTATCTCCAACCTTCTCTGCTACAACCTCTACGGCTACCTCCTAAAGCGCTTCACAGCGACCTTCCTCTCTTTCGTAGGTCTCTTAAGCCCCATCTTCGCCTCACTCACCGCTTCCATCTTCTTCGGAGAGCCTATCTCCTGGACGATCTTCCTCTCTACAGCCGTCGTCTCCGTCGGCCTCTTTCTCGTCTATCAAGCTGAGCTCAAACAGGGCTATACCCAAACAGCTTAA
- a CDS encoding malate dehydrogenase: MRGIPRIRNIAEILIVKPLKRIAVTGGAGQIAYSLLFRIASGEVFGADQPIALHILEIESSIPALQGVVMELEDCAFPLLKEINIGSDPFKVFEGVNCALLVGAKPRGPGMERKDLLNENGKIFISQGKALNDVAAKDLVVLVVGNPCNTNCLITLKNAPKKDSTRFFAMTVLDQNRATAMLAKKAGVGVDAVERVTIWGNHSATQVPDFVHATISGKPATEVIKDRKWLDQEFIPRVQKRGAEVIAARGKSSAASAANAILDTVRLLYRPTPKGLWFSAAFLSDGNTYGVKEGLVFSFPCRSLGEGRVEIVKDLAWDSLLKERIALTEKELLEERELVMPLLLQGK; encoded by the coding sequence ATGAGGGGCATTCCTAGAATCCGGAATATAGCGGAGATACTCATAGTGAAACCTTTAAAGCGAATTGCAGTCACAGGCGGGGCGGGGCAGATCGCCTATAGCCTACTCTTTAGAATCGCCTCGGGAGAGGTCTTTGGTGCGGATCAGCCGATCGCACTTCATATCTTGGAAATAGAGAGCTCAATACCGGCGCTTCAGGGCGTGGTGATGGAGCTTGAGGATTGCGCCTTTCCTCTTTTGAAAGAGATCAACATCGGCAGCGATCCCTTCAAAGTTTTCGAAGGGGTAAACTGCGCTCTTCTCGTCGGTGCGAAGCCCCGCGGCCCTGGGATGGAGAGAAAGGACCTTCTCAACGAGAATGGCAAAATTTTTATTAGCCAGGGCAAGGCTTTAAATGATGTAGCAGCAAAAGATCTCGTCGTGCTCGTCGTGGGAAACCCATGCAATACTAACTGCCTGATCACACTTAAGAACGCCCCAAAAAAGGATTCAACACGCTTTTTTGCAATGACCGTGCTCGATCAGAATAGAGCAACAGCGATGCTGGCAAAAAAGGCAGGGGTCGGTGTGGATGCGGTTGAGCGTGTGACCATCTGGGGGAACCATTCAGCAACTCAGGTCCCAGATTTTGTACACGCCACTATTTCAGGCAAACCCGCTACTGAAGTGATTAAAGATCGGAAGTGGCTCGACCAGGAGTTCATCCCAAGAGTGCAGAAGCGAGGCGCCGAAGTGATTGCAGCGCGCGGCAAATCGTCGGCTGCATCTGCGGCAAATGCGATTCTAGATACCGTGCGTCTGCTCTACCGTCCCACACCTAAAGGTCTCTGGTTTTCTGCAGCATTTCTCTCAGATGGCAACACCTACGGGGTGAAAGAGGGGCTCGTCTTCTCCTTCCCATGCAGATCTCTTGGAGAAGGCCGCGTAGAGATCGTTAAAGATCTCGCTTGGGACTCTCTTCTGAAAGAGAGAATCGCACTCACAGAAAAAGAACTGCTCGAAGAGCGCGAGCTTGTAATGCCGCTCCTCCTTCAAGGAAAATAG
- a CDS encoding citrate (Si)-synthase gives MSEEVLFQVTKDKLETGLRGVPVGYCTTSHVDPEKGLFYIDKRVAEVASWEPQRVIYLLYYGREGSEKEVADFSADLQKRATCSKEVIQHIYALPRKGHPMEIFSCALQILGMFESAGDYRQDCLNLIAKAPHLVAAVINHHAGWGETPTPQSNLGYMENFTQMVRAPKANAKELLNPFKLFNILHYDHGGGNLSTFVGKAVASSLEDMYGSISSAMCALAGPRHGRANQDCLEFVQLVLKELGENATAKQVENLIRQRLEKNQLVFGFGHAVLRVEDARATVFYEYAQKHFSSHPLVKIALLLRTEGSKVLAENPKISDPHPNVDAMSGTVLTAAGFPYPEYYTVLFGLSRIVGIAIQIVYERCEARGGKGTPIVRPKYLYKPRSP, from the coding sequence ATGTCTGAAGAAGTTCTCTTTCAAGTTACAAAAGATAAGCTGGAGACTGGGCTCCGGGGAGTGCCAGTAGGCTACTGCACCACATCTCACGTCGATCCTGAAAAGGGGCTCTTCTACATCGACAAGCGAGTCGCAGAGGTCGCCTCTTGGGAGCCGCAGAGAGTGATCTATCTTCTCTACTACGGACGCGAGGGCTCAGAGAAAGAGGTCGCAGACTTCTCGGCAGACTTGCAAAAACGAGCGACCTGCTCCAAAGAGGTCATTCAGCACATCTACGCTCTTCCTCGCAAAGGGCATCCGATGGAGATCTTCTCTTGCGCACTCCAGATTCTAGGAATGTTTGAGAGCGCAGGGGACTACCGTCAAGACTGCCTCAACCTAATTGCAAAAGCACCACACCTCGTTGCAGCTGTAATTAACCACCATGCGGGCTGGGGAGAGACTCCTACCCCTCAGAGCAATCTGGGCTACATGGAGAATTTCACCCAGATGGTGCGCGCTCCTAAAGCCAATGCAAAAGAGCTTCTCAATCCCTTCAAACTCTTCAACATCCTCCACTACGACCATGGAGGTGGAAACCTCTCTACATTTGTGGGCAAGGCCGTCGCTTCAAGTCTGGAAGATATGTATGGGTCGATCTCGTCGGCGATGTGCGCCTTAGCTGGTCCTCGCCACGGAAGAGCCAATCAGGACTGCCTCGAGTTCGTTCAGCTCGTGCTCAAGGAGCTCGGCGAGAATGCAACTGCAAAGCAGGTTGAGAACCTCATTCGTCAGCGCCTGGAGAAGAACCAGCTCGTATTCGGCTTCGGACACGCAGTCCTGCGCGTTGAAGATGCAAGAGCCACCGTCTTCTACGAGTACGCCCAGAAGCACTTCTCGAGCCATCCACTCGTCAAGATCGCGCTTCTTCTGCGCACAGAAGGGTCGAAGGTCCTCGCAGAGAATCCCAAGATCTCAGATCCCCACCCAAACGTCGATGCCATGTCAGGTACAGTCCTTACCGCAGCCGGCTTCCCCTATCCAGAATACTACACCGTTCTCTTCGGCCTCTCCCGCATCGTCGGCATCGCCATCCAGATCGTCTACGAGCGCTGCGAAGCCCGCGGCGGCAAGGGCACCCCCATCGTCCGCCCCAAATACCTCTACAAGCCCCGCTCCCCCTAA